One window of Sardina pilchardus chromosome 2, fSarPil1.1, whole genome shotgun sequence genomic DNA carries:
- the LOC134068423 gene encoding zinc finger and SCAN domain-containing protein 2-like: MSASTTFQTQITAIMEVLAKAAIAEISKLVEDDHVVIRLEMCRRENEIETLKKRLFFTERDLRKAQRAAIRVIPERVSVGIQAESAGDEYPLVNSNTVTQDTVPKEEEKTSIEDQMTPFIHDGDREMLHNLPPPTHNSGDIIGSDFALKREPEEVRLGQTTSLADCEHRSTGIQSGGGAIDSLAQSWPSFDETHCQVEDEDPGCSYNTEQNSSSDAHLFAVGPEDGSRDFPEDLHLDLFNSVSVKEEGGCMSISQNFPDAVGQSKDGHPKDTVDMAAVQPQTHSVPRTDKGSTSYSLNMATHPTVASHGRPTFIPTDSQTHPTHAALGSHIHTSQISSHSQAPTNSHTPSPYTHSLPASRHLVMRPRTPGLMHRRSGMGMSASSHHRVFICSLCGKSYPRFCQLEAHQRSHTGVKPYRCTECGKRFTQKTRLKTHQSVHTGERPFSCRLCGKRFNRQDNCLRHERFHRAKNPSSRLSMGRGLSS, translated from the exons ATGTCTGCCAGTACTACTTTCCAGACACAGATAACTGCTATAATGGAGGTTTTAGCAAAAGCCGCTATAGCAGAAATAAGCAAACTTGTAGAGGATGACCATGTAGTAATACGACTAGAGATGTGTCggagagaaaatgagatagAGACTCTGAAGAAAAGATTATttttcacagagagagaccttAGGAAAGCCCAGCGAGCTGCCATACGCGTGATTCCTGAACGGGTGTCTGTCGGTATCCAGGCCGAAAGCGCCGGCGATG AATATCCTCTTGTGAACTCTAACACAGTAACGCAAGATACCGTTccaaaagaagaggaaaaaacatCAATAGAAGATCAAATGACACCATTTATACATgatggggacagagagatgttgCATAATCTGCctccaccaacacacaacaGTGGGGATATCATAGGGTCGGATTTTGCATTGAAAAGAGAGCCAGAGGAAGTTCGATTAGGCCAGACCACCAGTCTTGCAGACTGTGAGCATAGGTCAACGGGTATTCAGTCTGGTGGTGGAGCAATAGACTCACTGGCTCAGTCTTGGCCATCCTTTGATGAAACACACTGTCAGGTGGAAGATGAGGATCCAGGCTGCTCTTACAATACTGAGCAGAACAGTTCCTCTGACGCACATCTATTCGCTGTAGGCCCTGAGGATGGCTCAAGGGATTTTCCAGAGGATTTACACCTTGATCTGTTTAATTCAGTGTCTGTGAAAGAAGAGGGCGGGTGCATGTCTATCTCTCAAAACTTCCCAGATGCTGTAGGTCAAAGCAAAGATGGACATCCTAAAGACACAGTGGACATGGCAGCAGTtcagccacagacacactcagtcCCGAGAACAGACAAGGGAAGCACTTCCTACTCACTCAACATGGCCACACATCCCACAGTGGCTTCCCATGGGAGACCCACATTCATACCCActgactcacaaacacaccccacacatGCAGCCTTGGgctcgcacatacacacctcacagATCTCCTCTCATTCGCAGGCCCCCACCaattcacacactccctctccgtacacacacagcctcccggCCAGTCGCCACCTGGTCATGAGACCCCGGACGCCGGGCCTGATGCACCGGCGAAGCGGCATGGGCATGAGCGCCAGCTCCCACCACCGCGTCTTCATCTGCTCGCTGTGTGGCAAGAGCTACCCCCGCTTCTGCCAGCTGGAGGCGCACCAGCGCAGCCACACCGGCGTCAAGCCCTACCGCTGCACGGAGTGCGGCAAGCGCTTCACGCAGAAGACGCGCCTGAAGACGCACCAGAGTGTCCACACGGGCGAGCGGCCGTTCAGCTGCAGGCTGTGCGGGAAGAGGTTCAACCGGCAGGACAACTGCCTGAGGCACGAGAGGTTCCACAGGGCCAAGAACCCCTCCTCCAGACTCAGCATGGGAAGAGGCTTGTCCAGCTGA
- the LOC134068418 gene encoding collagenase 3-like → MLMTQAWVHVTQTTDTLEQFLLKCIKTWQKNKSSSNLEDQSTMRNPTLCVLLCLVIAAHSSPISTALNKQDEDMAERYLKQFYDLQESDTIGPLRKTSLQNLKLREMQQFFGLHVTGKLNPETLEVMKKPRCGVPDVAEYSIFGQELKWHTNKLTYRIENYTPDMTVAEVDDTIERALQVWAKVTPLRFTRIHSGIADIMVSFGGGGHGDYYPFDGPGGTLAHAFAPSAGIGGDAHFDEDENFTYRSSRGYILFLVAAHEFGHSLGLGHSQDLGALMYPMYIERDPDNFVLSADDVMGIQSLYGPNLNVNPEDPRPKPPTTPNACDPKMVLDAVTTFRGEMLFFKDRFLWRSYPLRPNPQLHLMSNYFPDVPENIDAAYENPKSQTVFIFKGQKVWALDGHHLEKGYPKSISSMGLPNSVKHITAALHDPATSKTLLFVDKYYYSYDEIQRRIDYGYPKLVAKTFPRMTEKVTAATIFKGYAYLYSGPKMYEYHYRTKALYRKLSTNYFLPC, encoded by the exons ATGCTGATGACTCAAGCCTGGGTTCATGTGACACAGACCACAGATACACTTGAGCAGTTCCTGCTCAAGTGTATAAAAACCTGGCAGAAAAACAAGAGCAGCAGTAACCTGGAAGACCAAAGCACCATGAGGAATCCCACCCTGTGCGTCCTGCTCTGTCTGGTGATTGCAGCTCATTCCAGTCCAATATCAACAGCTCTCAACAAGCAAGATGAGGACATGGCAGAG CGGTACCTGAAACAATTCTATGACTTGCAAGAGTCAGATACTATAGGTCCTTTGCGCAAAACAAGCCTGCAGAATCTGAAACTACGTGAGATGCAACAGTTTTTTGGACTCCATGTGACGGGAAAGCTGAACCCTGAAACTCTGGAGGTCATGAAAAAGCCTCGCTGTGGAGTTCCTGATGTTGCTGAATATTCCATTTTTGGTCAAGAGCTCAAATGGCACACCAACAAGTTAACATACAG AATTGAAAACTACACACCTGATATGACTGTGGCTGAAGTGGATGATACCATTGAAAGAGCACTACAAGTGTGGGCAAAAGTTACTCCCCTGAGATTCACCCGCATCCACTCGGGCATAGCTGATATCATGGTGTCCTTTGGTGGCGGAG GTCATGGTGATTACTATCCTTTTGATGGGCCAGGTGGTACTTTAGCTCATGCCTTTGCTCCCTCTGCTGGAATTGGAGGTGACGCACATTTTGATGAGGATGAGAATTTCACTTACCGTTCCTCTCGTG GTTACATATTGTTCTTGGTGGCTGCCCATGAATTTGGACATTCGTTGGGCTTAGGCCATTCACAGGACCTCGGAGCGCTCATGTATCCTATGTACATTGAAAGAGATCCTGACAATTTTGTGTTGTCAGCAGATGATGTCATGGGGATACAGTCTCTTTATG GCCCAAATCTCAATGTGAACCCTGAAGACCCTCGTCCTAAGCCTCCCACCACACCCAACGCCTGTGATCCTAAGATGGTGCTTGATGCTGTCACAACTTTCCGTGGAGAGATGCTATTCTTCAAGGACAG ATTCCTCTGGCGGAGTTATCCACTGAGACCAAATCCTCAACTACACCTAATGAGTAACTACTTCCCGGATGTCCCGGAGAATATTGATGCAGCTTACGAAAACCCAAAATCTCAGACAGTGTTCATTTTCAAAG GTCAAAAGGTTTGGGCGCTGGATGGACATCATCTTGAAAAGGGATATCCTAAGAGCATAAGCAGCATGGGTTTACCAAACTCTGTGAAGCACATCACCGCTGCACTTCATGATCCTGCCACCAGCAAGACGTTGCTCTTTGTTGACAAGTACTACTACAG CTATGATGAAATTCAGAGGAGAATTGATTATGGATATCCTAAACTGGTGGCAAAGACTTTTCCACGGATGACTGAAAAAGTGACAGCTGCTACCATATtcaaag GTTATGCATACCTCTACAGTGGCCCCAAGATGTATGAATACCACTACAGGACCAAGGCATTGTACCGAAAGCTGAGCACAAACTATTTCCTCCCCTGTTAG
- the LOC134068409 gene encoding zinc finger protein 629-like, producing MSTIQSHVALILDDLSKKAVAEIMRLFDNTFAAFLEELSKKQNEIDHLKKKLSPQDDDVDTAGNIVHEKPSVLSYGEFSGDLQTSNEETDLKPKSTSTTVTHWDFPDEQQYDFEGINDDSRTTSPLIEEEMDDTASEYSRDPVEYGNGEMGVLEFELKAAEVDRLTEEAESGMLRHSPTSDIHHNANLSMPIKNKVGRPRKSGTRLLHHSPTSDIHHNANSSMPIKNKGGRPRKSGTRLLHHSPTSDIHHNANLSMPIKNKGGRPRKSGTRLLHHSPTSDIHHNANLSMPIKNKGGRPRKSGTRLLHHSPTSDIHHNANPSMPRKNKVGRPRKWIKTAVAETTETTTAETTETTTAETTETTIAETTETITAETEEVERIPVKDIRRRRKVTATSTMTCQECRQVFYRPKDFIRHRFTHKQKQLLTCEWCGVTFPFQSQMVNHVRIHTGERPFGCNVCDKSFISKAQLRSHMWYHKSKESCSLCGADSLQSLEGYTHRRRSTRPCTKCGNTKSVI from the exons ATGTCGACAATACAGTCTCACGTTGCTCTTATTTTGGATGACTTGTCCAAAAAGGCTGTTGCTGAAATCATGAGATTGTTTGATAACACGTTTGCTGCGTTTCTCGAAGAACTTTCTAAGAAACAGAATGAGATCGATCACCTTAAAAAAAAGTTGTCACCGCAAGATGATGATGTGGACACGGCGGGAAACATCGTGCATGAGAAGCCTTCCGTGTTGTCTTACGGGGAATTTTCAGGCGATCTCCAAACGTCGAATGAAGAAACTGATTTGAAGCCGAAATCTACTTCTACTACAGTCACCCACTGGGACTTCCCTGATGAACAACAATATGATTTTGAAG GGATCAATGATGACAGTCGAACAACATCTCCACTGATTGAGGAAGAGATGGATGACACAGCAAGCGAATACTCGAGGGATCCTGTTGAGTATGGGAATGGTGAAATGGGTGTgctggaatttgaattgaaagcAGCTGAGGTGGACAGATTAACTGAAGAAGCAGAGTCGGGTATGTTGCGCCATAGTCCGACCTCTGACATTCACCACAATGCAAATTTATCAATGCCTATAAAGAACAAGGTTGGTAGACCAAGAAAGTCGGGTACGCGTCTGTTGCACCATAGTCCAACCTCTGACATTCACCACAATGCAAATTCATCAATGCCTATAAAGAACAAGGGTGGTAGACCAAGAAAGTCGGGTACGCGTCTGTTGCACCATAGTCCAACCTCTGACATTCACCACAATGCAAATTTATCAATGCCTATAAAGAACAAGGGTGGTAGACCAAGAAAGTCGGGTACGCGTCTGTTGCACCATAGTCCAACCTCTGACATTCACCACAATGCAAATTTATCAATGCCTATAAAGAACAAGGGTGGTAGACCAAGAAAGTCGGGTACGCGTCTGTTGCACCATAGTCCAACCTCTGACATTCACCACAATGCAAATCCATCAATGCCTAGAAAGAACAAGGTTGGACGACCAAGAAAGTGGATCAAGACAGCTGTTGCAGAGACCACAGAGACAACCACAGCAGAGACCACAGAAACAACCACAGCAGAGACCACAGAAACAACCATAGCAGAGACCACAGAGACGATTAcagcagagacagaagaagTTGAGAGAATCCCGGTGAAGGATATCCGAAGAAGGAGAAAAGTAACAGCAACCTCCACCATGACTTGTCAAGAGTGCAGGCAGGTTTTTTACCGACCAAAGGATTTCATCAGGCACCGTTTTACTCACAAACAGAAGCAGCTACTGACCTGCGAGTGGTGTGGAGTCACCTTTCCTTTCCAGAGCCAGATGGTGAACCATGTTCGtattcacacaggagagaggccttTTGGCTGTAATGTGTGCGACAAGTCATTTATTAGCAAAGCCCAGCTGAGATCACACATGTGGTACCACAAGTCAAAGGAATCCTGCAGCCTGTGCGGCGCAGATTCCTTACAATCACTTGAGGGCTACACACATAGAAGGCGTTCCACAAGACCGTGTACCAAGTGTGGCAATACCAAATCTGTGATTTGA
- the cactin gene encoding splicing factor Cactin, which translates to MESSRRRSRQRSSSTDRERKRSHSRSKSSDERSRRNPVVGKDTRRRVRSKSASSQSSSGSAGPYRGRGQRSPSPRAKNRSSAESDDHRGKNKKERKKKKKKKKSSRDARRSRSVSPSGSDSSVDRPRHREGSSHDKMRRRSVNRDSRSPSRERQWGNRDRQRRSPDRDSRSPSRERQWGNRDRQRRSPDRDSRSPSRERQWGNRDRERRSPDRDSRSPSRERQWGNRDRERRSPDRGRGHRSDDSSTKDKRQERGRKGDDRSRDREDRRERSASGSSVSSDESNSGGKSESQAQSAKEETRKQRELMKALETPEEKRARRLAKKEAKERKKREKMGWSEEYMGYTNADNPFGDNNLLGTFKWQKALELKGISHLKEKELKDRNKRIQEDNRRELQKVKQLRLEREREKAMREQELEMLQREKEAEHFKTWAEQEDNFHLHQAKLRSKIRIRDGRAKPIDLLAKYISAEDDDLAVEMHEPYTFLNGLTVTDMDDLLEDIKIYMELEQGKNVDFWRDMTTITEDEISKLRKLEASGKGPGDRREGINTSVSTDVQLVFRGKTYSQLQALHLNIETKIHGGGSNLDIGYWESLLQQVRVYMARARLRERHQEVLRQKLYKLKQEQGVESEPLFPIIKEEPEDQEMQEDQPAASAEAGPSRSPDDDQEGDKGAPRSEKEGEDGPSTSKEGGEGEGEGEGEEGGVTESVLTEDDLIQQSQAEYDSGRYSPTMLQSNELPLDAHVIELDEDLHRLHLARRQLQVTGDASESAEDAFVRRAKEGMGADEAQFSVELPLTGKMYLWADKYRPRKPRFFNRVHTGFEWNKYNQTHYDFDNPPPKIVQGYKFNIFYPDLIDKRSTPQYFLEPSPDNKDFGILRFHAGPPYEDIAFKIVNREWEYSHRHGFRCQFANGIFQLWFHFKRYRYRR; encoded by the exons ATGGAGTCCAGCCGTCGTAGATCAAGACAACGGTCTAGTTCTACGGATAGAGAGCGGAAAAGATCCCACAGTAGATCTAAATCTTCAGATGAAAGGTCGAGAAGAAATCCCGTAGTGGGGAAAGACACCAGAAGACGAGTGCGGTCCAAGAGCGCCAGTTCGCAAAGCAGCAGTGGGTCCGCAGGCCCCTACAGAGGCAGAGGACAGAGAAGTCCAAGCCCAAGAGCTAAAAACAGAAGCAG TGCAGAGTCAGATGACCACAGGGGAAAGAacaaaaaggagaggaagaaaaagaagaagaagaagaagtctaGCAGAGATGCCCGACGAAGCAGAAGTGTATCTCCATCTGGGTCAGATTCTAGCGTGGACAGACCTCGACACCGTGAAGGAAGTAGTCATGACAAGATGCGCAGGAGGAGTGTCAATAGAGACAGCAGATCTCCTAGCAGGGAGCGACAGTGGgggaacagagacagacagaggagaagtCCCGATAGAGACAGCAGATCTCCCAGCAGGGAGCGACAGTGGggcaacagagacagacagaggagaagtCCCGATAGAGACAGCAGATCTCCTAGTAGGGAGCGACAGTGGGGGaaccgagacagagagaggagaagtccCGATAGAGATAGCAGATCTCCTAGTAGGGAGCGACAGTGGGGGAACCGTGACCGAGAGAGGAGAAGTCCCGACAGAGGAAGAGGGCATAGGAGCGATGACTCTAGTACTAAAGACAAAAGGCAGGAAAGGGGCCGGAAAGGAGATGACAGAAGTCGTGACAGAGAGGATCGTCGGGAACGATCTGCGTCGGGTTCCTCTGTTTCCTCCGATGAATCCAACAGTGGTGGCAAGTCGGAGTCTCAGGCCCAAAGCGCAAAGGAAGAGACcagaaaacagagagaattGATGAAAGCTCTTGAAACACCTGAGGAGAAGAGGGCCAGGCGTCTGGCTAAGAAAGAAgctaaagagaggaagaaacgcGAGAAGATGGGTTGGAGTGAGGAGTACATGGGCTACACAAATGCTGACAATCCTTTTGGTGACAACAACTTGCTCGGAACTTTCAAATGGCAAAAG GCTTTGGAGTTGAAAGGAATATCGCACTTGAAGGAGAAGGAGCTGAAGGACAGAAACAAACGCATCCAAGAGGACAATCGCAGAGAGCTTCAAAAG gtgaagCAGCTGCGTCTGGAGCGTGAGCGTGAGAAGGCCATGCgtgagcaggagctggagatgctgcagagagagaaggaggctgAGCACTTCAAAACGTGGGCCGAGCAGGAAGACAACTTCCACCTGCACCAGGCCAAGCTCCG GTCTAAGATCCGCATCCGGGATGGTCGGGCGAAGCCCATTGACTTGCTGGCCAAATACATCAGTGCCGAGGACGACGATCTAGCAGTGGAGATGCACGAGCCGTACACCTTCCTTAATGGCCTCACTGTCACTGACATGGATGACCTATTGGAGGacattaag ATTTACATGGAGCTGGAGCAGGGGAAGAATGTGGACTTCTGGAGAGACATGACCACCATCACAGAAGATGAAATCAGCAAACTTCGCAAATTAGAAGCTTCAGGCAAAGGACCTG GGGACCGGCGCGAAGGCATCAACACGTCAGTCAGCACAGATGTCCAGCTGGTGTTCAGGGGCAAGACTTACAGCCAGCTGCAGGCCCTGCACCTGAACATCGAGACCAAGATCCACGGCGGCGGCTCCAACCTGGACATTGGCTACTGGGAGAGCCTGCTGCAGCAGGTGCGCGTCTACATGGCTCGTGCCAG GCTGAGGGAACGCCATCAGGAGGTGCTGAGGCAGAAGCTGTATAAACTCAAACAGGAGCAGGGAGTGGAGAGTGAGCCGCTCTTCCCCATCATCAAAGAGGAGCCGGAGGATCAAGA AATGCAAGAGGATCAGCCAGCGGCATCAGCCGAGGCGGGGCCGTCCCGCAGCCCCGACGACGACCAAGAGGGGGACAAGGGAGCGCCGCGGAGCGAGAAGGAGGGCGAGGACGGGCCGTCCACGTCGAAGGAGGGGGGCGAGGGAGAGGgcgaaggggagggagaggagggcggAGTGACTGAGTCGGTGCTCACGGAGGACGACCTCATCCAGCAGAGCCAGGCGGAGTACGACTCGGGCCGCTACAGCCCGACAATGCTGCAGAGCAACGAGCTGCCGCTGGACGCTCACGTCATCGAGCTGGACGAGGACCTGCACCGCCTCCATCTCGCCCGCCGCCAGCTGCAGGTCACAG GTGATGCCAGCGAGAGTGCTGAGGATGCGTTCGTGCGGCGCGCTAAAGAGGGCATGGGTGCGGACGAGGCCCAGTTCAGCGTGGAGCTGCCGCTCACGGGCAAGATGTACCTCTGGGCAGACAAGTACCGGCCGCGCAAACCGCGCTTCTTCAACCGTGTGCACACCGGCTTCGAGTGGAACAAATACAACCAGACCCATTACGACTTCGACAACCCGCCGCCCAAGATTGTGCAGGGCTACAAGTTCAACATCTTCTACCCGGACCTCATCGACAAGCGCTCCACGCCGCAGTACTTCCTGGAGCCCAGCCCCGACAACAAGGACTTTGGCATCCTCCGTTTCCACGCTGGACCCCCGTATGAGGACATCGCCTTCAAGATCGTCAACCGTGAGTGGGAGTACTCGCATCGCCACGGTTTCCGTTGCCAGTTTGCCAACGGCATATTCCAGCTGTGGTTCCACTTCAAAAGGTACCGTTACAGGAGATAG